In Haliscomenobacter hydrossis DSM 1100, the DNA window ACGCTGTCTTCGGGCATAAACTGGATATCCCCTGGGATGGAACCATAGAAGTTGATGGGTCTGATTTTTTGGGTAGCCAGGTCCATCGAAATGATTGCAAATGAAATCCCAAAATAACATACCCCTTGTGGGCTGATCGTCAAAGAAGAAGATCCATAATGGAAATTAATGAGGGTATCGACAAGCGTATTCTTGCGAATATCCAATTCGCAAATGCGATAAGGTCGTTGCTCTTGAGAGGACGCAGTTCCAATGTGTCCTAACATGCGCCCATCAGGTGCAATAGCAATTTCTGAAAAAGGTATCCGATATTTTCCCTTCACTGGGGTTAAGTAATTGTATTCACAAGTGTTGAGTTTAATTTCGCCCAAATAAAGTTCGCCACTTGTGTTGTAGTAAATTTGTCCACTGATTTTGACACTTAAAAATAGCAAAATGAAAAGAGTTAAAATTCTCATTGCTAGTTGATTTAAAAACACCTGTAGCAAGCAATCTGCTGCTTGCCACAGGTGCTGGTTCATGGGAAAAATGGTTTATTCTTTGATTAGCTTTCCACTGATGACTTTACCAGAAAGCACCAATTGATAAAGGATAATCCCAGCTGGTAGGTCATCAAGTTGATCGATGCTGATGTTGTTTTGGCCGGACACTACCTCCATCTTGATGGTACGCAATAAACGTCCATCTTGTGACAATAAGCGCAAGTCAGCTTGACCAGTAGCTGTCGTAGTGATGTTCAAGCTCAGTTTATCCCTAAATGGATTGGGGTGAATACCTTCGCTTAATACCCGGGATGGTTGATTGGGTAGACCAAACAAATTATACCCACCCTCGGCCTCCTCGTATTCTAATCCAATCGCTTCGCCTCGGCTGTCTTTGGCATTAAAAGCCAAGTTTTGCAACCGATCGTAACTGAGGGATACTGCCTTTTCGGAAATTTTGGTGCTTGCATTGAATAGGTTAGCGCGGACATAAAACAAGGGCTCATTGGATTTTACTGAAATACCCGCCTTACTTTTGGTATTCATCCAAAGCACGTTGACCAATCCCCTATTGTATTGGTCTAAAGCGTAACAACTGTCTGAAAACTCTGGAAGTGCTCCGGCCACCAGGCCAAGTACTTCAATCTTGTCAGCATCAAAATTAAGCCCCAGTGAAAACAACATTTCCTGATCAAACTGTTTGCCATACACCGGGATCAAAACGGTTTGGTCTTTTTGAATTTGTGCTTTACCCAGCTTGAATAGTTTGCTCGCTGTGTTTTCAGCAAAGGAAGCGGTGGCGCAACTGCTACCAGAGCCATCCACATCTCCATATTTGATTCCGTAAAAAGTATTGGTTGGAATTAACCCAATTTGCATCAGGGTGTTGTAAGAAGGAACTTGAAGTGAATTGGAAGGCATTGCAATACCATTGTAATTGCTAGATGGGATAAATTCCCAATCTTTTACAAAGCTGCTTTGCCCCAAAATAATTTGCCGCATTTTTGATAAATCAGAAGTACTTATTGCCCCATTTCGGTTGACATCAGCAGCAATAGGCTCGTATGGTTGGGAGAAGGTTGCATAATTTAGAATTACGCGTTGGGTTAAAGTTATATCATACTCACCAATGCCACATTGGGATGAAGCGTCGTCCCGACTAGCTTCTGCTGTGAAGCTTGGAACAGGAAGCATCAGCGCACTGTACGTACCTTGGGAAGATGTTTGAACATAAGTAGGATCGCCAGTACTTGGGGTTATTATCACCGTGACATTATTCATCGAACTACTAGTTGGAATCTTAATGACGCTTCCAGTGACTGTCACACTGGGCATGGTATAATTCAAACAAGGGGTAAATAAATCCAAGGAAGAGCAGGTGATGGTTGGTGTTCTTTGCACCCCACCACTAGCCGTAAAAAGGCAGATGTCGGTTGAATTTCCTGGTGGTAGCGAAAAAATAACATCACACAGTTTGAAAGTCCCAGAGGTATTTATAGGAATTGTTGGTAAGGTAGTTTTAATAATTCTTACTCCACCAGGTACCGTCTGGCTCGCGGCGGCTGAAAAATTCGCAACCGCTACAGCTGATACATACGTTGCGGAACCCAATGTAATGGTAACATCTAAGTTATAGATTGTAGTTGGTGGGTTGTTGTACCGTACTTCAAGGGTGACGTTACCGTTTACTACTACTGGATTTGCAAAGCTAATTGTCCCACACTGGGCACCAAGCTTCGCTTTTACCAATACCAGCAGAAGCAAAACAAGAATGGTTTTGAAAAATTGCATAAGTGTTTAATTTAGGTTGTTGACAAAACAACCCAGGCCTGGGAGTAGGGGGGCACGTTGCCGCACCATGAAATTTCGACCGTAAGTTAGCAGATTGCACAACATCCAAACTGGACAAATTTGGACAAAATCGGACACTCACTCGATTTCAAATCTTTTTTTTTCTTCTGGGTGAAATCCATTTTCGAGCGGATCAAAATGTTGATTTTGATCGCTTGACTTTTCAATACTAAGGTGCGTAAACTCTTCCTGACCATTGGGCTTAACGATGGGCATGTTGAGTAAAAACACCTTTATTTCTTGGGCATTTTTGGCGGATACCAAGCCTGATGGCAGGAGAAAACCTAATTTTTGCAGTTTTCGTTTCAGCGTTCTAGGATGACAGCCGATTTCGGTCGCGAGTTGTTCGCGAGTCATAAAGTTTTGGGAACTCATCACAGTTGGGTCTTATTTTATCGCAACATACAACCAATTTAAAAATGAGGCAAGAAGCAAATTGTTAAGATTATTGTTTTTTTGCGTTTACGCGCTTTTCTCCTTCATCCCCATCAACAAAAAGAAACACGCCAACGCCACCCCCATCGCGTTTTCCAAAGTCGCCTCCACCAACAAAGACGCAAAAATGACCACATAACTGCCCAAAAACAACCAATCCTGATAATTGCGGCCATACAAAAGCGGCACAAAAATAGCGACGCAAAAGAGTGCAAGCCCCACCAGACCCGAGCCTGCCGCCACGTACAAAAACTGGTTGTGCGGCATCATCACCCTTGCGGCATTGGGGAAATGAGCCTGGTATTGGAAGGCTACCGCCTGATCCAGATTACCCGCACCGACCCCCAGCAAAGGCGCTGCTTTGAAGATGTTCCAGCCTACTTTTAAGGTCGTCATACGTTCTGAATCGGACAACATGGTGCCCTGTCCACTTTGGCGCATACGCAGATCGTAAAGGGCGTAGTCGATTTTCATTTTAAAACTCGGCAGTAAAAAATACCCCAGAACGGGTAGTGTGCACAATGCCACGATCACCGCCAAACCCAGCCAATAGCGCTTGCTCACCCAGGCATAGCGCAAACCCAATACAAAAATGGCCAGATACAACGCCGCAATGCCGCTGCGCACCGACAGTACATGGATGAAGACAAACAAAAACAAGCCCATGCCCGCGATCCACTGCCTTTCCTGCTCTTTTTTCCAATAATATCCCTGGGTATACAAATAACCTGCCGCAATGATGCCAATGGCCAACAACAAACTAAAGCGGATGTGATTGGTGGGCATTGGCATCGATTGTCCTTGTTTGATCAACAGTTGAATCTCCTCAAAATGCAGGTTGTAATTGATGAGAATGCCCAGACTGGTCAGGGACAAAACGATCACCAAAAGGTAAAGTAGCCCCATATATTGCCGTGGACTAAATTTTGGCATAAAAAAGAAAGCCAGGGGGAGCACCAAAAACGGTAGTTTGATGCGCAGACGCTCCTGCCAAAAATCCAGGTCTTGCACTGACCAGGCACCCAACAACACAATGCCGAAATGTAAGCCAAAAACCCAAAAATCGGGTCGCTGCCAAAATGCCTTCCATTGCTCCTTTAACGTACTGCGGGTAGCCACTGCTTCCCATACTGCTGCGATGGCGAAGCCAAACAAGCTCATCGATTGCAGGTAAGGAGAAACCACTAGCCCGATCAGGAGCGCGAGGCAGGATAAGTAAGTAAAGTAGAGGCGGAGCTGTGACATTTAAGTTGAAAAGTTTAGGGTTCGAGGGTTCGAAAGTTCGGGGGTTCGAAGTTCGGTAACCCTCGAACCCCCGAACTTTCGAACCCTCGAACCCATTAAAAATGGAACTCTGCGCAATATCGCCATTGTTATTGATTCCAGATGAAAGCAAGTTTAAAGTTTTTTGTTTTGCTGCAAATGGCCCAATTTAGGCTGCATTTCGCCACGAAAATGCTCATTTAGCGCTGCTAAACTCCGCTTTTCGCGTCTCATTCAGCCCAAATTGGCCTCATTTTCGCCTAAAACAAAAAAATTTAAACATGCTCGAAACGAAAATGCTTACTTTTGCCAGCGATTTTAAAAAATGACTATGTCTGCCAACGCATTTCAACAATTACAGGACTTGTTGCAGGAAATTGAGGCGGCCAATCCGGCCAACGCCGAGGCCATTGAGCAGTTTCGTTTGCGGTTCCTGGGGTCAAACAACGTGATCAAACCCTTGATGGGCGAAATTCGGAACGTACCGAATGAGCAAAAAAAAGAGTTTGGCCAGTTGATCAACAAAGCCAAAGAGCAAGCTGAGGCCAAATTTGATGCCCTCAAGGCGGTAGCAGAAGCTGCTGCGGAAAAATCACAGGCGGCAGGTTTGGACATTACCGCACCTGGCGAACCCATCGACCTGGGCTCACGCCATCCGGTAGCGGTGACGCTCAACCGCATCGTGCGCATTTTTGAACGCCTGGGTTTTGTGGTGGCCGAAGAGCGAGAGATTGAAGACGATTGGCACAACTTCAGCGCCATGAACACGCCCGCAGACCACCCGGCGCGCGACATGCAAGATACGTACTACCTGCGCAACAGCACCGAAATGCTGCTGCGTACCCATACTTCCTCCGTACAAGCGCGGGTGATGACCTCGCAAAAACCGCCCATCCGCATCATTGCGCCGGGCCGGGTGTACCGCAACGAAACCATTTCGGCGCGTTCGCATTGTCAGTTCCACCAAGTGGAAGGCTTGTACATTGACAAAGGGGTCTCTTTTGCCGACATGAAACAAACCCTGTACTATTTCGCTCGCGAAATGTACGGACCCAATACCAAAATACGCCTCCGCCCCTCGTTTTTCCCCTTTACCGAACCCAGTGCAGAAATGGACGTTTCCTGTTTCATCTGCAACAGCAAAGGTTGCCGGGTCTGCAAATACAGCGGTTGGGTGGAAATTCTGGGCTGCGGCATGGTTGACCCTCAAGTGTTGATCAACTGTGGCATCGATCCTGAAGAGTATTCTGGCTTTGCCTTTGGCATGGGCATCGAACGCCAGGCGATGATGTTGTACACGATTACGGATATCCGCTTGTTGTTTGAAAACGATGT includes these proteins:
- a CDS encoding T9SS type A sorting domain-containing protein — encoded protein: MQFFKTILVLLLLVLVKAKLGAQCGTISFANPVVVNGNVTLEVRYNNPPTTIYNLDVTITLGSATYVSAVAVANFSAAASQTVPGGVRIIKTTLPTIPINTSGTFKLCDVIFSLPPGNSTDICLFTASGGVQRTPTITCSSLDLFTPCLNYTMPSVTVTGSVIKIPTSSSMNNVTVIITPSTGDPTYVQTSSQGTYSALMLPVPSFTAEASRDDASSQCGIGEYDITLTQRVILNYATFSQPYEPIAADVNRNGAISTSDLSKMRQIILGQSSFVKDWEFIPSSNYNGIAMPSNSLQVPSYNTLMQIGLIPTNTFYGIKYGDVDGSGSSCATASFAENTASKLFKLGKAQIQKDQTVLIPVYGKQFDQEMLFSLGLNFDADKIEVLGLVAGALPEFSDSCYALDQYNRGLVNVLWMNTKSKAGISVKSNEPLFYVRANLFNASTKISEKAVSLSYDRLQNLAFNAKDSRGEAIGLEYEEAEGGYNLFGLPNQPSRVLSEGIHPNPFRDKLSLNITTTATGQADLRLLSQDGRLLRTIKMEVVSGQNNISIDQLDDLPAGIILYQLVLSGKVISGKLIKE
- a CDS encoding O-antigen ligase family protein encodes the protein MSQLRLYFTYLSCLALLIGLVVSPYLQSMSLFGFAIAAVWEAVATRSTLKEQWKAFWQRPDFWVFGLHFGIVLLGAWSVQDLDFWQERLRIKLPFLVLPLAFFFMPKFSPRQYMGLLYLLVIVLSLTSLGILINYNLHFEEIQLLIKQGQSMPMPTNHIRFSLLLAIGIIAAGYLYTQGYYWKKEQERQWIAGMGLFLFVFIHVLSVRSGIAALYLAIFVLGLRYAWVSKRYWLGLAVIVALCTLPVLGYFLLPSFKMKIDYALYDLRMRQSGQGTMLSDSERMTTLKVGWNIFKAAPLLGVGAGNLDQAVAFQYQAHFPNAARVMMPHNQFLYVAAGSGLVGLALFCVAIFVPLLYGRNYQDWLFLGSYVVIFASLLVEATLENAMGVALACFFLLMGMKEKSA
- the pheS gene encoding phenylalanine--tRNA ligase subunit alpha, which translates into the protein MSANAFQQLQDLLQEIEAANPANAEAIEQFRLRFLGSNNVIKPLMGEIRNVPNEQKKEFGQLINKAKEQAEAKFDALKAVAEAAAEKSQAAGLDITAPGEPIDLGSRHPVAVTLNRIVRIFERLGFVVAEEREIEDDWHNFSAMNTPADHPARDMQDTYYLRNSTEMLLRTHTSSVQARVMTSQKPPIRIIAPGRVYRNETISARSHCQFHQVEGLYIDKGVSFADMKQTLYYFAREMYGPNTKIRLRPSFFPFTEPSAEMDVSCFICNSKGCRVCKYSGWVEILGCGMVDPQVLINCGIDPEEYSGFAFGMGIERQAMMLYTITDIRLLFENDVRFLKQFSSVI